One Mauremys reevesii isolate NIE-2019 linkage group 5, ASM1616193v1, whole genome shotgun sequence genomic window carries:
- the PURG gene encoding purine-rich element-binding protein gamma isoform X8, with the protein MERGRGGGGGGRSVGGSSLHRSIYSQSQQQYHYPASSQGGCMEIQELASKRVDIQKKRFYLDVKQSSRGRFLKIAEVWIGRGRQENIRKSKLTLSLSVAAELKDYLGDFIEHYAHLGLKGSHSHRHEHSNGKEQDLRRRQQHHLPSPPASVESEEHSHSVLKTEYIERDNRKYYLDLKENQRGRFLRIRQTMIRGPGMIGYFGHNLGQEQTIVLPAQGMIEFRDALVQLIEEYGEGDIEERRSGGDEPLELPEGTSFRVDNKRFYFDVGSNRR; encoded by the coding sequence atggagaggggaagaggaggaggaggaggaggaaggagtgtGGGGGGCTCCAGCCTGCACAGGAGCATTTACTCCCAGTCTCAACAGCAGTATCActatcctgcctcctctcagggGGGCTGCATGGAGATCCAGGAGCTAGCCTCCAAAAGGGTGGACATCCAGAAAAAGCGATTTTATCTGGATGTGAAGCAGAGTTCCCGAGGCCGCTTCCTGAAGATAGCGGAGGTCTGGATAGGAAGAGGCAGGCAGGAAAATATCAGGAAAAGCAAACTGACTCTCTCCTTGTCTGTGGCTGCTGAGCTGAAGGATTATCTGGGAGATTTCATAGAGCACTATGCCCATTTGGGCCTCAAAGGCAGCCATAGTCATAGACATGAACACAGCAATGGCAAAGAGCAAGATTTGAGAAGGCGGCAACAGCATCATCTGCCTTCGCCTCCAGCATCTGTTGAATCAGAAGAGCATAGTCACAGTGTCCTGAAAACTGAATATATAGAAAGAGACAACaggaagtattatctagacctgaAGGAGAATCAACGTGGGCGTTTCTTAAGGATTAGACAAACCATGATTAGAGGACCGGGCATGATAGGTTATTTTGGACACAATTTGGGACAGGAACAGACTATTGTCCTTCCAGCCCAAGGGATGATTGAATTCAGGGATGCTTTGGTCCAGCTAATTGAAGAATATGGGGAGGGAGATATAGAAGAACGACGAAGTGGGGGTGATGAACCCCTTGAGCTTCCAGAGGGGACTTCCTTCAGGGTGGATAACAAGCGGTTCTACTTTGATGTGGGATCTAACAG
- the PURG gene encoding purine-rich element-binding protein gamma isoform X4, whose amino-acid sequence MERGRGGGGGGRSVGGSSLHRSIYSQSQQQYHYPASSQGGCMEIQELASKRVDIQKKRFYLDVKQSSRGRFLKIAEVWIGRGRQENIRKSKLTLSLSVAAELKDYLGDFIEHYAHLGLKGSHSHRHEHSNGKEQDLRRRQQHHLPSPPASVESEEHSHSVLKTEYIERDNRKYYLDLKENQRGRFLRIRQTMIRGPGMIGYFGHNLGQEQTIVLPAQGMIEFRDALVQLIEEYGEGDIEERRSGGDEPLELPEGTSFRVDNKRFYFDVGSNRYGIFLKASF is encoded by the coding sequence atggagaggggaagaggaggaggaggaggaggaaggagtgtGGGGGGCTCCAGCCTGCACAGGAGCATTTACTCCCAGTCTCAACAGCAGTATCActatcctgcctcctctcagggGGGCTGCATGGAGATCCAGGAGCTAGCCTCCAAAAGGGTGGACATCCAGAAAAAGCGATTTTATCTGGATGTGAAGCAGAGTTCCCGAGGCCGCTTCCTGAAGATAGCGGAGGTCTGGATAGGAAGAGGCAGGCAGGAAAATATCAGGAAAAGCAAACTGACTCTCTCCTTGTCTGTGGCTGCTGAGCTGAAGGATTATCTGGGAGATTTCATAGAGCACTATGCCCATTTGGGCCTCAAAGGCAGCCATAGTCATAGACATGAACACAGCAATGGCAAAGAGCAAGATTTGAGAAGGCGGCAACAGCATCATCTGCCTTCGCCTCCAGCATCTGTTGAATCAGAAGAGCATAGTCACAGTGTCCTGAAAACTGAATATATAGAAAGAGACAACaggaagtattatctagacctgaAGGAGAATCAACGTGGGCGTTTCTTAAGGATTAGACAAACCATGATTAGAGGACCGGGCATGATAGGTTATTTTGGACACAATTTGGGACAGGAACAGACTATTGTCCTTCCAGCCCAAGGGATGATTGAATTCAGGGATGCTTTGGTCCAGCTAATTGAAGAATATGGGGAGGGAGATATAGAAGAACGACGAAGTGGGGGTGATGAACCCCTTGAGCTTCCAGAGGGGACTTCCTTCAGGGTGGATAACAAGCGGTTCTACTTTGATGTGGGATCTAACAGGTATGGCATTTTTTTGAAG
- the PURG gene encoding purine-rich element-binding protein gamma isoform X5, whose product MERGRGGGGGGRSVGGSSLHRSIYSQSQQQYHYPASSQGGCMEIQELASKRVDIQKKRFYLDVKQSSRGRFLKIAEVWIGRGRQENIRKSKLTLSLSVAAELKDYLGDFIEHYAHLGLKGSHSHRHEHSNGKEQDLRRRQQHHLPSPPASVESEEHSHSVLKTEYIERDNRKYYLDLKENQRGRFLRIRQTMIRGPGMIGYFGHNLGQEQTIVLPAQGMIEFRDALVQLIEEYGEGDIEERRSGGDEPLELPEGTSFRVDNKRFYFDVGSNRLLSDGNWEL is encoded by the coding sequence atggagaggggaagaggaggaggaggaggaggaaggagtgtGGGGGGCTCCAGCCTGCACAGGAGCATTTACTCCCAGTCTCAACAGCAGTATCActatcctgcctcctctcagggGGGCTGCATGGAGATCCAGGAGCTAGCCTCCAAAAGGGTGGACATCCAGAAAAAGCGATTTTATCTGGATGTGAAGCAGAGTTCCCGAGGCCGCTTCCTGAAGATAGCGGAGGTCTGGATAGGAAGAGGCAGGCAGGAAAATATCAGGAAAAGCAAACTGACTCTCTCCTTGTCTGTGGCTGCTGAGCTGAAGGATTATCTGGGAGATTTCATAGAGCACTATGCCCATTTGGGCCTCAAAGGCAGCCATAGTCATAGACATGAACACAGCAATGGCAAAGAGCAAGATTTGAGAAGGCGGCAACAGCATCATCTGCCTTCGCCTCCAGCATCTGTTGAATCAGAAGAGCATAGTCACAGTGTCCTGAAAACTGAATATATAGAAAGAGACAACaggaagtattatctagacctgaAGGAGAATCAACGTGGGCGTTTCTTAAGGATTAGACAAACCATGATTAGAGGACCGGGCATGATAGGTTATTTTGGACACAATTTGGGACAGGAACAGACTATTGTCCTTCCAGCCCAAGGGATGATTGAATTCAGGGATGCTTTGGTCCAGCTAATTGAAGAATATGGGGAGGGAGATATAGAAGAACGACGAAGTGGGGGTGATGAACCCCTTGAGCTTCCAGAGGGGACTTCCTTCAGGGTGGATAACAAGCGGTTCTACTTTGATGTGGGATCTAACAG
- the PURG gene encoding purine-rich element-binding protein gamma isoform X7, giving the protein MERGRGGGGGGRSVGGSSLHRSIYSQSQQQYHYPASSQGGCMEIQELASKRVDIQKKRFYLDVKQSSRGRFLKIAEVWIGRGRQENIRKSKLTLSLSVAAELKDYLGDFIEHYAHLGLKGSHSHRHEHSNGKEQDLRRRQQHHLPSPPASVESEEHSHSVLKTEYIERDNRKYYLDLKENQRGRFLRIRQTMIRGPGMIGYFGHNLGQEQTIVLPAQGMIEFRDALVQLIEEYGEGDIEERRSGGDEPLELPEGTSFRVDNKRFYFDVGSNRICGVTE; this is encoded by the coding sequence atggagaggggaagaggaggaggaggaggaggaaggagtgtGGGGGGCTCCAGCCTGCACAGGAGCATTTACTCCCAGTCTCAACAGCAGTATCActatcctgcctcctctcagggGGGCTGCATGGAGATCCAGGAGCTAGCCTCCAAAAGGGTGGACATCCAGAAAAAGCGATTTTATCTGGATGTGAAGCAGAGTTCCCGAGGCCGCTTCCTGAAGATAGCGGAGGTCTGGATAGGAAGAGGCAGGCAGGAAAATATCAGGAAAAGCAAACTGACTCTCTCCTTGTCTGTGGCTGCTGAGCTGAAGGATTATCTGGGAGATTTCATAGAGCACTATGCCCATTTGGGCCTCAAAGGCAGCCATAGTCATAGACATGAACACAGCAATGGCAAAGAGCAAGATTTGAGAAGGCGGCAACAGCATCATCTGCCTTCGCCTCCAGCATCTGTTGAATCAGAAGAGCATAGTCACAGTGTCCTGAAAACTGAATATATAGAAAGAGACAACaggaagtattatctagacctgaAGGAGAATCAACGTGGGCGTTTCTTAAGGATTAGACAAACCATGATTAGAGGACCGGGCATGATAGGTTATTTTGGACACAATTTGGGACAGGAACAGACTATTGTCCTTCCAGCCCAAGGGATGATTGAATTCAGGGATGCTTTGGTCCAGCTAATTGAAGAATATGGGGAGGGAGATATAGAAGAACGACGAAGTGGGGGTGATGAACCCCTTGAGCTTCCAGAGGGGACTTCCTTCAGGGTGGATAACAAGCGGTTCTACTTTGATGTGGGATCTAACAG
- the PURG gene encoding purine-rich element-binding protein gamma isoform X6, producing the protein MERGRGGGGGGRSVGGSSLHRSIYSQSQQQYHYPASSQGGCMEIQELASKRVDIQKKRFYLDVKQSSRGRFLKIAEVWIGRGRQENIRKSKLTLSLSVAAELKDYLGDFIEHYAHLGLKGSHSHRHEHSNGKEQDLRRRQQHHLPSPPASVESEEHSHSVLKTEYIERDNRKYYLDLKENQRGRFLRIRQTMIRGPGMIGYFGHNLGQEQTIVLPAQGMIEFRDALVQLIEEYGEGDIEERRSGGDEPLELPEGTSFRVDNKRFYFDVGSNRYGIFLKV; encoded by the coding sequence atggagaggggaagaggaggaggaggaggaggaaggagtgtGGGGGGCTCCAGCCTGCACAGGAGCATTTACTCCCAGTCTCAACAGCAGTATCActatcctgcctcctctcagggGGGCTGCATGGAGATCCAGGAGCTAGCCTCCAAAAGGGTGGACATCCAGAAAAAGCGATTTTATCTGGATGTGAAGCAGAGTTCCCGAGGCCGCTTCCTGAAGATAGCGGAGGTCTGGATAGGAAGAGGCAGGCAGGAAAATATCAGGAAAAGCAAACTGACTCTCTCCTTGTCTGTGGCTGCTGAGCTGAAGGATTATCTGGGAGATTTCATAGAGCACTATGCCCATTTGGGCCTCAAAGGCAGCCATAGTCATAGACATGAACACAGCAATGGCAAAGAGCAAGATTTGAGAAGGCGGCAACAGCATCATCTGCCTTCGCCTCCAGCATCTGTTGAATCAGAAGAGCATAGTCACAGTGTCCTGAAAACTGAATATATAGAAAGAGACAACaggaagtattatctagacctgaAGGAGAATCAACGTGGGCGTTTCTTAAGGATTAGACAAACCATGATTAGAGGACCGGGCATGATAGGTTATTTTGGACACAATTTGGGACAGGAACAGACTATTGTCCTTCCAGCCCAAGGGATGATTGAATTCAGGGATGCTTTGGTCCAGCTAATTGAAGAATATGGGGAGGGAGATATAGAAGAACGACGAAGTGGGGGTGATGAACCCCTTGAGCTTCCAGAGGGGACTTCCTTCAGGGTGGATAACAAGCGGTTCTACTTTGATGTGGGATCTAACAGGTATGGCATTTTTTTGAAG
- the PURG gene encoding purine-rich element-binding protein gamma isoform X2 — protein sequence MERGRGGGGGGRSVGGSSLHRSIYSQSQQQYHYPASSQGGCMEIQELASKRVDIQKKRFYLDVKQSSRGRFLKIAEVWIGRGRQENIRKSKLTLSLSVAAELKDYLGDFIEHYAHLGLKGSHSHRHEHSNGKEQDLRRRQQHHLPSPPASVESEEHSHSVLKTEYIERDNRKYYLDLKENQRGRFLRIRQTMIRGPGMIGYFGHNLGQEQTIVLPAQGMIEFRDALVQLIEEYGEGDIEERRSGGDEPLELPEGTSFRVDNKRFYFDVGSNRYGIFLKVSEVRPPYRNTITVPYKAWTRFGENFIKYEEEMRRIYNSHKEKRMDVTGDSGEEQEGLE from the coding sequence atggagaggggaagaggaggaggaggaggaggaaggagtgtGGGGGGCTCCAGCCTGCACAGGAGCATTTACTCCCAGTCTCAACAGCAGTATCActatcctgcctcctctcagggGGGCTGCATGGAGATCCAGGAGCTAGCCTCCAAAAGGGTGGACATCCAGAAAAAGCGATTTTATCTGGATGTGAAGCAGAGTTCCCGAGGCCGCTTCCTGAAGATAGCGGAGGTCTGGATAGGAAGAGGCAGGCAGGAAAATATCAGGAAAAGCAAACTGACTCTCTCCTTGTCTGTGGCTGCTGAGCTGAAGGATTATCTGGGAGATTTCATAGAGCACTATGCCCATTTGGGCCTCAAAGGCAGCCATAGTCATAGACATGAACACAGCAATGGCAAAGAGCAAGATTTGAGAAGGCGGCAACAGCATCATCTGCCTTCGCCTCCAGCATCTGTTGAATCAGAAGAGCATAGTCACAGTGTCCTGAAAACTGAATATATAGAAAGAGACAACaggaagtattatctagacctgaAGGAGAATCAACGTGGGCGTTTCTTAAGGATTAGACAAACCATGATTAGAGGACCGGGCATGATAGGTTATTTTGGACACAATTTGGGACAGGAACAGACTATTGTCCTTCCAGCCCAAGGGATGATTGAATTCAGGGATGCTTTGGTCCAGCTAATTGAAGAATATGGGGAGGGAGATATAGAAGAACGACGAAGTGGGGGTGATGAACCCCTTGAGCTTCCAGAGGGGACTTCCTTCAGGGTGGATAACAAGCGGTTCTACTTTGATGTGGGATCTAACAGGTATGGCATTTTTTTGAAGGTAAGTGAGGTGAGACCACCTTACCGTAACACCATCACTGTCCCGTATAAAGCGTGGACAAGGTTTGGGGAAAACTTTATCAAGTATGAAGAAGAAATGAGGAGAATTTACAACAGCCATAAAGAGAAAAGAATGGATGTCACAGGTGACAGTGGTGAAGAGCAAGAGGGTCTGGAATAG
- the PURG gene encoding purine-rich element-binding protein gamma isoform X3, whose product MERGRGGGGGGRSVGGSSLHRSIYSQSQQQYHYPASSQGGCMEIQELASKRVDIQKKRFYLDVKQSSRGRFLKIAEVWIGRGRQENIRKSKLTLSLSVAAELKDYLGDFIEHYAHLGLKGSHSHRHEHSNGKEQDLRRRQQHHLPSPPASVESEEHSHSVLKTEYIERDNRKYYLDLKENQRGRFLRIRQTMIRGPGMIGYFGHNLGQEQTIVLPAQGMIEFRDALVQLIEEYGEGDIEERRSGGDEPLELPEGTSFRVDNKRFYFDVGSNRFKKQTGAKWHCYCYQVAILEN is encoded by the coding sequence atggagaggggaagaggaggaggaggaggaggaaggagtgtGGGGGGCTCCAGCCTGCACAGGAGCATTTACTCCCAGTCTCAACAGCAGTATCActatcctgcctcctctcagggGGGCTGCATGGAGATCCAGGAGCTAGCCTCCAAAAGGGTGGACATCCAGAAAAAGCGATTTTATCTGGATGTGAAGCAGAGTTCCCGAGGCCGCTTCCTGAAGATAGCGGAGGTCTGGATAGGAAGAGGCAGGCAGGAAAATATCAGGAAAAGCAAACTGACTCTCTCCTTGTCTGTGGCTGCTGAGCTGAAGGATTATCTGGGAGATTTCATAGAGCACTATGCCCATTTGGGCCTCAAAGGCAGCCATAGTCATAGACATGAACACAGCAATGGCAAAGAGCAAGATTTGAGAAGGCGGCAACAGCATCATCTGCCTTCGCCTCCAGCATCTGTTGAATCAGAAGAGCATAGTCACAGTGTCCTGAAAACTGAATATATAGAAAGAGACAACaggaagtattatctagacctgaAGGAGAATCAACGTGGGCGTTTCTTAAGGATTAGACAAACCATGATTAGAGGACCGGGCATGATAGGTTATTTTGGACACAATTTGGGACAGGAACAGACTATTGTCCTTCCAGCCCAAGGGATGATTGAATTCAGGGATGCTTTGGTCCAGCTAATTGAAGAATATGGGGAGGGAGATATAGAAGAACGACGAAGTGGGGGTGATGAACCCCTTGAGCTTCCAGAGGGGACTTCCTTCAGGGTGGATAACAAGCGGTTCTACTTTGATGTGGGATCTAACAG